One stretch of Candidatus Saccharibacteria bacterium oral taxon 488 DNA includes these proteins:
- the rpmG gene encoding 50S ribosomal protein L33: MAKKNTKRKLIGLVSDLSGHRTYYTTVNTQNRTTKGQGKLTLRKYDPVARQHATYTETKKNLGRNEVKPRKG; this comes from the coding sequence ATGGCAAAGAAGAATACGAAGCGAAAGTTGATTGGTTTAGTCAGTGATTTGAGCGGTCACCGCACGTACTACACCACGGTCAACACCCAAAACCGCACCACCAAAGGGCAGGGCAAATTGACACTCCGAAAATACGACCCGGTAGCTCGCCAGCACGCAACCTACACCGAGACCAAGAAAAACCTCGGCCGCAACGAAGTCAAACCACGTAAGGGCTAA
- a CDS encoding NAD(P)H-dependent oxidoreductase has product MTSKPTISAAEITKALDFRHACKKFDADKKISDQDMKLILEAIRLTPTSYGFEQFDVIVTQDQQLRQGLKKCAPINKPRFDASHFLIFTAKTAEALSDHIDHILQDVKQMNLVERTAYKTFWKQWAKKDFKLMDTPDGLHQWSAHQAYIALGFAMLVAAQRGIDSCPIEGFSIDQATEVLTTHQLIDPDKDLPVLMLALGYASRSDQPHPRSRRPLDEVVRWY; this is encoded by the coding sequence ATGACCAGCAAACCAACCATTTCAGCAGCGGAAATTACCAAAGCGCTGGATTTTCGCCATGCCTGCAAGAAATTTGATGCTGATAAAAAGATCTCTGACCAAGATATGAAGCTGATCCTTGAGGCAATTCGCCTCACGCCAACCTCGTACGGTTTTGAACAATTCGACGTCATTGTCACCCAAGATCAGCAGCTGCGCCAGGGTCTGAAAAAATGCGCGCCGATTAACAAGCCGCGCTTTGATGCCAGTCATTTCCTGATTTTTACCGCCAAGACGGCCGAGGCGCTTAGTGATCACATTGATCACATACTCCAGGACGTAAAACAAATGAACCTGGTCGAGCGCACCGCCTATAAGACCTTCTGGAAGCAGTGGGCCAAGAAAGATTTCAAGCTGATGGACACACCTGATGGGCTACATCAGTGGTCGGCGCACCAGGCGTACATCGCCCTTGGCTTTGCCATGCTGGTGGCAGCCCAGCGGGGGATTGACTCGTGTCCGATTGAGGGATTTTCGATTGATCAGGCGACAGAGGTACTGACAACCCACCAGCTCATTGACCCGGATAAAGACCTGCCAGTTCTCATGCTGGCGCTCGGATACGCCAGCCGGAGTGACCAGCCACACCCGCGCAGCCGCCGGCCACTTGATGAGGTGGTTCGCTGGTATTAG
- a CDS encoding DNA alkylation repair protein: MLHNLTRQLETLAQGNESYAAFNKRIVNTKMPVIGVRIPDLRRLARELAPDMSAADISKLLTAKNKSFDYVLLCGLLITHARLDDQTAIDLAKRYLPRVDSWAHIDVFIEKKRRFAGEVWWGFALECLRSEAEFTVRYGVISLMTNFLDKAHIDQVFAALQNVRHDGYYVKMGLAWLYATAAVNFFELTLAELESRHIDAWTRNKAYQKMRESRRFTPEEQHIIRQQKGGRQ; encoded by the coding sequence ATGCTTCACAACCTCACGCGCCAACTCGAAACGCTCGCTCAAGGCAACGAATCCTACGCCGCCTTTAACAAGCGCATCGTCAACACCAAAATGCCGGTCATCGGTGTGCGCATACCGGATTTGCGGCGATTGGCGAGGGAATTAGCGCCCGACATGAGCGCAGCGGACATTAGCAAATTGCTAACGGCCAAGAACAAGTCATTTGACTACGTGCTGCTATGCGGGCTGCTGATCACACACGCTCGGCTCGATGACCAAACGGCGATTGATCTAGCCAAGCGCTACCTGCCGCGCGTTGATTCGTGGGCGCACATTGATGTGTTCATCGAGAAAAAGCGGCGCTTTGCTGGCGAAGTGTGGTGGGGCTTTGCGCTGGAATGTTTGCGGAGCGAAGCCGAGTTCACGGTGCGCTACGGCGTGATTTCTTTGATGACTAATTTCCTAGACAAAGCACATATTGACCAGGTTTTCGCGGCGCTGCAAAACGTCAGGCACGATGGCTATTACGTCAAGATGGGGCTAGCTTGGCTATACGCGACGGCGGCAGTTAACTTCTTTGAGTTAACACTGGCTGAACTAGAAAGCAGACACATCGACGCTTGGACGCGCAACAAAGCTTACCAAAAAATGCGCGAATCGCGGCGATTCACACCCGAAGAGCAACATATCATTAGGCAACAAAAAGGAGGACGCCAATGA